A stretch of Oncorhynchus mykiss isolate Arlee chromosome 12, USDA_OmykA_1.1, whole genome shotgun sequence DNA encodes these proteins:
- the LOC110538469 gene encoding ATP-dependent RNA helicase DDX39A — protein MAENDVDNELLDYEEDEEPQGAPETTAPAGKKEVKGSYVSIHSSGFRDFLLKPELLRAIVDCGFEHPSEVQHECIPQAILGMDILCQAKSGMGKTAVFVLATLQQIEPVDGQVSVLVMCHTRELAFQISKEYERFSKYMPTVKAAVFFGGLSIKKDEDVLKKNCPHIVVGTPGRILALIRNKTLNLKNVKHFVLDECDKMLEQLDMRRDVQDIFRLTPHEKQCMMFSATLSKEIRPVCRKFMQDPMEVFVDDETKLTLHGLQQYYCKLKDSEKNRKLFDLLDVLEFNQVVIFVKSVQRCVALSQLLVEQNFPAIAIHRGMAQEERLSRYQQFKDFQRRILVATNLFGRGMDIERVNIVFNYDMPEDSDSYLHRVARAGRFGTKGLAVTFVSDETDAKTLNDVQDRFEVNVAELPEEIDISTYIEQSR, from the exons ATGGCTGAGAATGACGTTGACAATGAGCTGCTGGACTATGAAGAGGACGAGGAGCCTCAGGGAGCCCCGGAGACTACTGCCCCAGCAGGCAAGAAGGAGGTGAAGGGCTCCTATGTCTCCATCCACAGCTCTGGCTTCAGAGACTTCCTGCTCAAACCAGAGCTGCTCCGCGCTATTGTCGACTGTGGCTTTGagcatccatctgaag TTCAACATGAGTGCATCCCTCAGGCCATCCTGGGCATGGACATCCTTTGCCAGGCCAAGTCTGGTATGGGCAAAACGGCAGTGTTTGTTCTTGCCACACTACAGCAGATTGAGCCTGTGGATGGACAG GTGTCAGTTCTAGTAATGTGCCACACACGAGAGCTGGCCTTCCAGATCAGTAAAGAGTATGAGCGTTTCTCCAAGTACATGCCCACAGTAAAGGCAGCCGTGTTCTTCGGGGGCCTGTCTATCAAGAAGGATGAGGATGTGCTGAAGAAGAACTGCCCTCACATTGTGGTGGGAACCCCTGGCCGAATCCTGGCCCTCATCCGCAACAAGACCCTCAACCTAAAGAACGTCAAGCACTTTGTCCTGGATGAGTGTGACAAGATGCTGGAGCAGTTGG ACATGAGGCGTGACGTACAGGACATCTTCAGGCTAACACCACATGAGAAGCAGTGCATGATGTTCAGCGCCACCCTCAGCAAGGAGATTCGACCGGTCTGCCGCAAGTTCATGCAGGAT CCCATGGAGGTGTTTGTAGATGATGAGACCAAGCTGACGCTGCACGGTCTGCAGCAGTACTACTGCAAGCTGAAGGACAGCGAGAAGAACCGCAAGCTCTTTGACCTGCTTGATGTGCTGGAGTTCAACCAG GTGGTGATCTTTGTCAAGTCAGTGCAGCGCTGTGTGGCGCTCTCTCAGCTACTGGTGGAACAGAACTTCCCTGCCATTGCCATCCACAGGGGCATGGCTCAGGAGGAGAG GCTGTCCCGTTACCAGCAGTTCAAGGATTTCCAAAGGCGGATCTTGGTGGCCACCAACCTGTTTGGCCGAGGGATGGATATCGAGCGAGTCAATATTGTCTTCAATTACGACATGCCTGAGGACTCGGACAGCTACTTACACAGG GTGGCCCGTGCTGGGCGGTTTGGAACCAAGGGTCTGGCTGTGACCTTTGTGTCAGACGAGACCGATGCCAAGACTTTGAATGACGTGCAGGACCGCTTTGAGGTCAATGTGGCTGAGCTGCCAGAAGAGATCGACATCTCCACTTACA